In Salvia hispanica cultivar TCC Black 2014 unplaced genomic scaffold, UniMelb_Shisp_WGS_1.0 HiC_scaffold_1170, whole genome shotgun sequence, the genomic stretch GATTGGATTGTTGAACTGTGGagtatgttttttgttttctatttttgttgctgctgctgctgattTGATGCATGTTTAAACTGTTTTGTTGGTTGCAGGGTGTGAAATTGGACTTGCAGAGTGAAATCAGTAGCTATTCGATTGGGGTTGCGGATTTTTTTGTTACCGTGCCGTTTGTAAAAAAGGACAGGAAACATAGGCAAAGAGTTGAAGCATCTGAAACAGTCCCCAAAGACTCAAACAGCAACGATAGGTTGCCGAAAGACTCAGCTGAGTCAGTTTGGTCTGACTTGATGCAAGACCTTTCTTGTTTTCAGGACATGCCTAACCTTGAAAAGCTAGCTGAGCCTAAGGTGACGTCCAAGAACTCCGAAAATGAGAATGCCTGTGAGATGAGAACATCATCGACTATGAAGAGACAGAAGAAAGTGTCTAATAAGGACAAACAAAACCCATCCTGTGATGCCTTAAACATATTGCAGATATCTGGTGATGGCATGCTTGATGAACATACTCttcaaaaatttcttaaatttgtaGATTCTTCTAGTTGTGTAAGTGAGCTGGCCACAGGGTCTTGTGTGATGAGAGAAGCTGCCGCGGTTGTGGGATGCGAGTTAGACTCTTGTGAGAGTAGTTCATGCCTGTGTCCGCTATGGTTGAAGGACCTGATGAAAACATTCACTTTAGTAAATGTTTACTCTGCATACCTTCAGCTGTCGCAGAAACAGATCACTGTTGCTGCAGTTATGGAACCACTGGagcaaattcataaatttggaTATAACCCTGGCATTGCAGATCTAGAGCAACTCTCTCGATTATGTCCTCAGGTGCTTCTTCTGATTGCTCTAAATGCGCTGCAAACTGATAATTGAGGTCCTTTTCCACTAGAATATGGTTTGAAATATGTCAGTCACTGTCTTGGTGAAGTCTTGTAATTTTAACggccttttctttttggtagCAAATATTAGTCTTGTGAATTTAAATTGTTGTATGGTGCTCTTAACCAAGAAATTACTCTTCGtttaccattttatttttgaactgTCAACAACAAGTACTTATATGCTATTTTGGGTTATATGTTGTCAGTTCAT encodes the following:
- the LOC125198029 gene encoding uncharacterized protein LOC125198029: MDDRSGFEKEIEVRSLMGDSIRVPIEPTNTIHDLKLRLRQCFLPIASAPDFHLFHKGVKLDLQSEISSYSIGVADFFVTVPFVKKDRKHRQRVEASETVPKDSNSNDRLPKDSAESVWSDLMQDLSCFQDMPNLEKLAEPKVTSKNSENENACEMRTSSTMKRQKKVSNKDKQNPSCDALNILQISGDGMLDEHTLQKFLKFVDSSSCVSELATGSCVMREAAAVVGCELDSCESSSCLCPLWLKDLMKTFTLVNVYSAYLQLSQKQITVAAVMEPLEQIHKFGYNPGIADLEQLSRLCPQVILIVEKYEEAANMRDALVIYKSSLVETGKRLSKSKVVSSMKKREASFRAILTEPAKSLM